In the Pseudolabrys taiwanensis genome, one interval contains:
- a CDS encoding MFS transporter gives MIGLRDFISGPWRAVPVLGVTQILAWGCIFYTPVLIVPLIAAERSWSMSFTMGGFSVGLLTAGMMAPYVGRSIDRLGGHMTMSLGSLVGALGLVLIAYVTHPVAYYAVWMLLGVALAASLYDAAFATLGRIFGAAARQPITAITLAGGFASTVSWPTTHVLIERVHWQGTYLVYAALLACIAAPLHAFVLPRSRYEAKPPKDGESRATAQVLPAHGLAFTLVAAAFGAYAFVPSGLSAHLLAIFGRSGIDAGTVVMIGALFGPAQVGARIIEFVFGRDVHPLWVVRGALTALLCAFVMLALLGMSVPVAAAFALMFGGANGLVTIARGAVPLSLFGAAGYGLLVGRIAKPFLMMQAVAPLVMAFVVERVSDGAALALADVFVAIGLGCFAVIKRPA, from the coding sequence GTGATTGGACTGCGCGACTTCATCTCCGGCCCTTGGCGCGCGGTGCCGGTGCTCGGCGTCACGCAGATCCTGGCCTGGGGCTGCATCTTCTACACGCCCGTTCTGATCGTGCCTTTGATCGCGGCCGAGCGGTCCTGGTCGATGTCCTTCACCATGGGCGGGTTTTCGGTCGGGCTGCTCACCGCCGGTATGATGGCGCCTTACGTCGGGCGCTCGATCGACCGCCTCGGTGGCCACATGACCATGTCGCTCGGTTCGCTCGTCGGCGCGCTCGGACTCGTGCTGATCGCCTACGTCACGCACCCCGTCGCTTATTACGCGGTGTGGATGCTGCTCGGTGTGGCCCTCGCGGCCAGCCTTTACGATGCCGCCTTCGCGACGCTCGGCCGCATCTTCGGCGCAGCCGCGCGCCAGCCAATCACCGCTATCACGCTCGCCGGCGGCTTTGCCTCCACTGTGAGCTGGCCCACAACGCATGTCTTGATCGAGCGCGTTCACTGGCAAGGCACGTATCTCGTCTACGCCGCACTGCTCGCCTGTATCGCCGCACCGCTCCACGCCTTTGTGCTGCCGCGCAGCCGTTACGAGGCCAAGCCGCCGAAAGACGGCGAATCGCGCGCCACGGCGCAGGTGCTGCCGGCGCACGGACTTGCGTTCACCTTGGTGGCCGCGGCGTTCGGCGCCTATGCCTTCGTGCCGTCCGGCCTGTCCGCGCATCTTCTCGCGATCTTCGGCCGCAGCGGCATCGACGCCGGCACCGTGGTGATGATCGGCGCGCTGTTCGGCCCCGCGCAGGTCGGTGCGCGGATCATCGAGTTTGTGTTCGGACGCGACGTGCATCCGTTATGGGTCGTGCGCGGCGCGCTCACGGCGTTGCTCTGCGCCTTCGTGATGCTGGCGCTGCTCGGCATGTCGGTGCCGGTGGCGGCGGCGTTCGCCTTGATGTTCGGCGGCGCCAACGGACTCGTCACCATCGCGCGCGGCGCGGTGCCACTCTCGCTGTTCGGCGCGGCCGGCTACGGCCTGCTGGTCGGGCGCATCGCCAAGCCGTTCTTGATGATGCAGGCGGTGGCGCCACTGGTGATGGCTTTTGTCGTCGAGCGCGTATCGGATGGCGCGGCGCTGGCGCTCGCCGACGTCTTCGTTGCGATCGGTCTTGGCTGCTTCGCCGTGATCAAGCGTCCGGCTTAG
- the groL gene encoding chaperonin GroEL (60 kDa chaperone family; promotes refolding of misfolded polypeptides especially under stressful conditions; forms two stacked rings of heptamers to form a barrel-shaped 14mer; ends can be capped by GroES; misfolded proteins enter the barrel where they are refolded when GroES binds) → MAAKDVKFSGDARDRMLRGVDILANAVKVTLGPKGRNVVIDKSFGAPRITKDGVTVAKEIELEDKFENMGAQMVREVASKTNDIAGDGTTTATVLAQAIVREGAKSVAAGMNPMDLKRGIDIATAAVIKDIEKRAKKVSSSAEVAQVGTVSANGDTQIGKMIAQAMQKVGNEGVITVEEAKAMETEVDIVEGMQFDRGYISPYFVTNAEKMLAELEDAYILLHEKKLSGLQSMLPVLEAVVQSGKPLIIIAEDVEGEAIATLVVNKLRGGLKVAAVKAPGFGDRRKAMLEDLAILTGGQLISEDLGIKLENVTLQMLGRAKKVVIEKEKTTIVNGAGKKADIEARVQQIKAQIEETTSDYDREKLQERLAKLAGGVAVIKVGGATEVEVKEKKDRVEDALNATRAAVEEGIVPGGGTALLRAKKAVGKLSNDNSDVQAGINIVLKALEAPIRQIAENAGVEGSIVVGKILENKDETFGFDAQNEEYVDMVAKGIIDPAKVVRTALQDASSVASLLITTEAMVAELPKEAAPAMPAGGGMGGMGGMGF, encoded by the coding sequence ATGGCTGCCAAGGACGTCAAATTTTCCGGCGACGCGCGCGACCGCATGCTGCGCGGCGTCGACATTCTCGCCAACGCGGTGAAGGTCACGCTGGGCCCGAAGGGCCGCAACGTCGTCATCGACAAGAGCTTCGGCGCGCCGCGCATCACCAAGGACGGCGTCACCGTCGCCAAGGAGATCGAGCTCGAGGACAAGTTCGAGAACATGGGCGCGCAGATGGTGCGTGAGGTCGCGTCCAAGACCAACGACATCGCCGGCGACGGCACCACCACCGCCACCGTGCTCGCCCAGGCCATCGTGCGCGAAGGCGCCAAGTCGGTCGCGGCCGGCATGAACCCGATGGACCTCAAGCGCGGCATCGACATCGCGACCGCCGCGGTGATCAAGGACATCGAAAAGCGCGCCAAGAAGGTCTCCTCGTCGGCTGAAGTCGCGCAGGTCGGCACCGTGTCGGCCAACGGCGACACCCAAATCGGCAAGATGATCGCCCAGGCGATGCAGAAGGTCGGCAACGAGGGCGTGATCACGGTCGAGGAAGCCAAGGCGATGGAGACCGAGGTCGACATCGTGGAAGGCATGCAGTTCGACCGCGGCTACATCTCCCCCTACTTCGTCACCAACGCCGAGAAGATGCTGGCCGAGCTCGAGGACGCCTACATCCTCCTGCACGAAAAGAAGCTCTCGGGCCTGCAGTCGATGCTGCCGGTGCTCGAGGCCGTCGTTCAGTCGGGCAAGCCGCTGATCATCATCGCCGAGGACGTCGAGGGCGAAGCCATCGCGACGCTCGTCGTCAACAAGCTGCGCGGCGGCCTCAAGGTCGCGGCCGTCAAGGCGCCTGGCTTCGGCGATCGCCGTAAGGCCATGCTCGAGGACCTCGCAATCCTCACCGGCGGTCAGCTGATCTCGGAAGATCTCGGCATCAAGCTCGAGAACGTGACGCTGCAGATGCTCGGCCGCGCCAAGAAGGTCGTGATCGAGAAGGAAAAGACCACGATCGTCAACGGCGCCGGCAAGAAGGCCGACATCGAAGCGCGCGTGCAGCAGATCAAGGCGCAGATCGAGGAGACCACCTCGGACTACGACCGTGAGAAGCTGCAGGAGCGTCTCGCCAAGCTCGCGGGCGGCGTGGCCGTTATCAAGGTCGGCGGCGCCACCGAAGTCGAGGTGAAGGAGAAGAAGGACCGCGTCGAGGACGCGCTGAACGCCACCCGCGCTGCGGTGGAAGAAGGCATCGTCCCCGGCGGCGGCACCGCCCTGCTCCGCGCCAAGAAGGCGGTCGGCAAGCTCTCGAACGACAACTCGGACGTTCAGGCCGGCATCAACATCGTGCTCAAGGCGCTGGAAGCCCCGATCCGTCAGATCGCGGAAAACGCCGGCGTCGAAGGCTCGATCGTGGTCGGCAAGATCCTCGAGAACAAGGACGAGACGTTCGGCTTCGACGCGCAGAACGAAGAGTACGTCGACATGGTCGCCAAGGGCATCATCGACCCGGCCAAGGTCGTGCGCACGGCGCTGCAGGATGCGAGCTCGGTCGCGAGCCTCCTGATCACCACCGAAGCGATGGTCGCCGAGCTGCCGAAGGAAGCGGCTCCGGCCATGCCCGCCGGCGGCGGCATGGGTGGCATGGGCGGCATGGGCTTCTAA
- a CDS encoding DUF2076 domain-containing protein — protein sequence MTPQERQLVDDLFDRLAKLETAPRDPDAEHSIIEGLRRAPNAVYALVQTVLVQDEALKRADARIRELSGESEQPQQGAGFLDSMREAFLGRARGSVPSVPLGRDAGPGPDQRWNQGGTYQSQPAPGYNAQPGYGAQPGVGAQPGYGAQPGGGGGSFLGTAAASAAGVIAGSMLLNSISSMFGHHGGQAFASTPSDTSPWGGNAANSDLARDAGLNDVGSRGGSSDQQTAGLFGGNPDNDDYGDDASGDDFGGGDFGGDDSA from the coding sequence AAGAACGCCAACTGGTCGACGATCTTTTCGATCGCCTCGCCAAGCTCGAGACCGCGCCGCGCGATCCCGACGCCGAGCATTCGATCATCGAAGGACTCCGGCGCGCGCCGAACGCGGTCTACGCGCTGGTGCAGACCGTTTTGGTGCAGGACGAGGCACTCAAGCGCGCCGATGCGCGCATCCGCGAGCTCTCCGGCGAAAGCGAGCAACCGCAGCAGGGAGCCGGCTTCCTCGATAGCATGCGCGAGGCTTTTCTCGGCCGCGCGCGCGGTTCGGTCCCCAGCGTCCCGCTCGGCCGCGATGCCGGACCCGGACCGGATCAGCGGTGGAATCAAGGCGGCACGTACCAGAGCCAGCCCGCGCCGGGCTACAACGCACAGCCGGGCTATGGCGCACAGCCCGGCGTCGGCGCGCAGCCGGGATACGGAGCGCAGCCAGGTGGCGGCGGCGGTTCGTTCCTCGGCACGGCGGCGGCTTCGGCCGCGGGCGTGATCGCCGGCAGCATGCTGCTCAATTCAATCTCATCGATGTTCGGCCACCATGGCGGACAGGCCTTCGCCTCGACGCCCTCGGATACCTCGCCGTGGGGCGGCAACGCCGCGAACAGCGATCTCGCGCGCGACGCCGGCTTAAACGATGTCGGCAGCCGCGGCGGCTCGTCCGATCAGCAGACCGCGGGTCTGTTCGGCGGCAATCCCGACAACGACGACTATGGCGACGATGCCAGCGGCGATGATTTCGGTGGTGGCGACTTCGGCGGCGACGATTCGGCGTGA
- the groES gene encoding co-chaperone GroES — MAKTKFRPLHDRVVVRRISAEEKTKGGIIIPDTAKEKPQEGEVVAVGPGGRDESGKLTPLDVKAGDRVLFGKWSGTEVKIDGEELLIMKESDIMGVVG; from the coding sequence ATGGCCAAAACCAAATTCCGTCCCCTGCACGATCGCGTGGTCGTGCGCCGTATCTCCGCCGAAGAGAAGACCAAGGGCGGCATCATCATTCCGGATACCGCCAAAGAGAAGCCGCAGGAAGGCGAAGTCGTCGCCGTCGGCCCCGGCGGCCGCGACGAGAGCGGCAAGCTCACCCCGCTCGACGTGAAGGCCGGCGACCGCGTGCTGTTCGGCAAGTGGTCCGGCACCGAAGTGAAGATCGACGGTGAAGAGCTCCTGATCATGAAGGAGTCCGACATCATGGGCGTGGTCGGCTAA
- a CDS encoding L,D-transpeptidase, translated as MSRAFLLASTALLIASNASAQQYYAQPQPRMVVVSQPPQVRGDLGGGFIEYVFGDRPRGSIPPPQYAAPPQYAAPQYAAPPQYPQQTYAAPPDRQVYANADPNEQVLEPQRPGFQMDPQFMRQEVAYNGKEAPGTVVIDTPNHFLYLVQPGGRALRYGVGVGRPGFTWAGVHAVSAKKEWPDWVPPKEMLERQPYLPHRMAGGPNNPLGARAMYLGSTLYRIHGSNEPWTIGHNVSSGCIRMRNSDVIDLYERVKVGAKVVVM; from the coding sequence ATGTCACGTGCGTTCCTCCTCGCTTCGACCGCCTTGCTGATCGCCAGCAACGCCTCGGCACAACAGTATTACGCGCAGCCGCAGCCGCGCATGGTGGTGGTCTCGCAGCCACCGCAGGTGCGCGGCGATCTCGGCGGCGGCTTCATCGAATATGTGTTCGGTGATCGCCCGCGCGGCTCCATCCCGCCGCCGCAATACGCTGCGCCACCGCAATATGCGGCTCCGCAGTACGCGGCGCCGCCACAATATCCGCAGCAAACTTATGCGGCGCCGCCGGACCGGCAGGTCTACGCCAACGCGGATCCGAACGAGCAGGTCCTCGAGCCGCAACGTCCCGGCTTCCAGATGGATCCGCAGTTCATGCGGCAGGAAGTTGCTTACAACGGTAAGGAAGCGCCCGGCACGGTCGTCATCGATACGCCGAACCACTTCCTCTATCTCGTGCAGCCCGGCGGGCGCGCGCTGCGTTACGGCGTCGGTGTCGGCCGTCCCGGTTTCACCTGGGCCGGCGTGCACGCGGTCTCGGCGAAGAAAGAGTGGCCGGATTGGGTGCCGCCGAAGGAGATGCTGGAGCGTCAGCCTTACCTGCCGCATCGCATGGCCGGCGGACCGAACAATCCGCTCGGCGCGCGCGCGATGTATCTCGGCTCGACGCTTTACCGCATCCACGGCTCCAACGAGCCCTGGACCATCGGTCACAACGTGTCGTCGGGCTGCATCCGCATGCGCAACTCGGACGTCATCGATCTTTATGAGCGCGTGAAGGTCGGCGCCAAAGTGGTGGTGATGTAA
- a CDS encoding protein phosphatase CheZ, whose amino-acid sequence MQRKTFRIEQMMTSNERRRATAAPAHDLVALHDLVTRQKQDLAALIHDGKQRRMTLAAGELGAAVESMEKATHDILKSAEGIDAQARKLSTTSDDNVQALSRSIQSQVAEIYEACNFQDLAGQRIGKVIELLSMMEIRLAAMLSPEDAATSAATESEDRLLNGPKLDGASGHISQREIDQLFG is encoded by the coding sequence GTGCAGCGCAAGACTTTCCGCATCGAGCAGATGATGACGTCGAACGAGCGACGCCGCGCGACCGCGGCGCCGGCGCACGATCTCGTCGCTTTGCACGACCTCGTCACCCGCCAGAAGCAAGATCTCGCCGCCCTCATTCACGACGGCAAGCAGCGCCGCATGACGCTGGCTGCCGGAGAGCTCGGCGCCGCGGTCGAGTCGATGGAAAAGGCGACGCACGACATCCTGAAATCGGCGGAAGGCATCGATGCGCAAGCACGGAAGCTGAGCACAACGAGCGACGACAACGTGCAGGCACTCTCGCGCAGCATTCAGAGCCAAGTCGCGGAGATCTACGAGGCCTGCAATTTCCAGGATCTCGCCGGCCAACGGATCGGCAAGGTGATCGAGCTGCTGAGCATGATGGAAATCCGCCTCGCCGCCATGTTGTCCCCCGAGGATGCCGCGACGTCCGCCGCGACAGAGTCGGAGGATCGCCTCCTCAACGGCCCCAAGCTCGACGGTGCAAGCGGCCATATCAGCCAGCGCGAGATCGATCAGTTGTTCGGCTAA